In Kwoniella pini CBS 10737 chromosome 5, complete sequence, the following are encoded in one genomic region:
- a CDS encoding calcium/proton exchanger has product MSNPDPIPPIEQRRVSFPPSTTIEPAPSLPQTRSSTLNVPSSDNPNANGYTTSPPSSPSLRSEIPPADAQGGRSTPNGMGTRRRTAKQVTLDGHPDVPRRQTNESMRSSRRNPSLDPNASLVRRVTTVLFTPPKKVGKAPTYMASIKAAIMSTWLNVLLIFIPIGWALYLAKHNGGKENISDTVVFIMTFISIIPLAGLLGFATEEAALRLGQTLGGLLNATLGNAVELIVAILALIKCELQVVQSSLIGSILSNILLVLGMCFFAGGVKYQEQAIKSTAAQLNASLLLIAVIAVLIPSAFHFSISSSTSNTDADQLAQGEGADLLAMSHGVAILLLILYLGYLFFQMYTHAAYYVDDEVTGSTAYPEAINNVSEKLRFKNFHRHKKTDEEEATTTTSESTTTSNTGGVTSAAGAIPAVHGPGTIAPENTTVQRHAEAEEEEDEEETPQMNVVCTVALMVLITVIVGVTAEFLVDSINGLVESHPSLSAEWVGLILLPIVGNAAEHFTAVSVSVKDKLDLSISVAVGSSIQIALFVIPVIQLLAWTIGKPMTLLFDPYESIVVFLSVLIVNQTLADGRSNWMEGLVLMMLYLIIAVSFWYYPGSTTATLLGCGGSSSVVG; this is encoded by the exons ATGTCTAATCCTGATCCTATACCACCTATTGAACAACGTCGGgtttcttttcctccttcaaCTACCATTGAACCTGCTCCTTCACTACCTCAAACACGATCTTCTACACTAAACGTTCCATCTTCAGATAATCCAAATGCTAATGGATACACTACCTCACCaccatcttctccatcgTTGAGATCCGAAATTCCTCCCGCCGATGCACAAGGAGGAAGATCAACTCCAAATGGAATGGGAACTAGGAGAAGAACAGCAAAACAAGTTACTCTTGATGGACATCCAGATGTACCAAGAAGACAAACTAATGAATCTATGAGATCATCTAGAAGGAATCCATCTTTAGATCCTAATGCAAGTTTAGTAAGAAGAGTAACAACTGTTTTATTTACTCCTCCTAAAAAAGTTGGGAAGGCTCCAACTTATATGGCTAGTATCAAAGCAGCTATTATGTCGACTTGGTT AAACGTCTTGTTGATATTTATACCTATTGGATGGGCTTTATATCTCGCAAAACATAATGGTGGAAAGGAAAATATATCAGATACAGTCGTGTTTATCATGACTTTCATCTCTATCATTCCACTTG CCGGCTTACTTGGTTTCGCCACTGAAGAAGCGGCTCTCAGATTAGGTCAAACACTTGGTGGTCTGCTGAACGCTACATTGGGTAATGCCGTTGAACTGATTGTAGCGATCTTGGCGCTAATCAAG TGCGAGCTGCAAGTTGTACAATCATCTTTGATTGGTTCGATCTTGAGTAACATTCTATTGGTATTGGGAAT GTGTTTCTTCGCGGGAGGAGTCAAATATCAAGAACAAGCTATCAAGTCCACTGCTGCTCAATTAAATGCTTCTTTACTGCTCATTGCGGTTATTGCCGTACTTATTCCCTCAGCATTCCACTTCTCTATCAGTTCCAGTACTTCTAATACCGATGCAGATCAACTTGCGCAAGGTGAAGGAGCTGATTTATTGGCCATGTCTCATGGTGTTGCCATCTTGCTTCTGATATTGTATCTCGGataccttttctttcaaatgtACACTCACGCT GCATACTACGTCGATGACGAAGTTACTGGCTCAACGGCATACCCAGAAGCCATCAACAATGTTTCCGAAAAATTGAGATTCAAGAATTTCCACAGGCATAAGAAGAccgatgaggaagaagctacAACCACTACATCTGAATCTACAACCACGTCAAATACTGGAGGGGTCACTTCAGCAGCAGGCGCTATACCAGCTGTACATGGTCCTGGGACTATCGCCCCTGAAAATACTACCGTACAAAGACatgctgaagctgaagaagaggaagatgaggaagaaacTCCTCAAATGAATGTAGTTTGTACCGTC GCTTTGATGGTGCTCATCACTGTTATCGTTGGAGTCACGGCAGAGTTCTTGGTTGATTCCATCAACGGTCTTGTCGAATCCCATCCTTCGTTGTCGGCTGAATGGGTCGGTTTGATCTTGCTTCCTATT GTGGGTAATGCCGCTGAGCACTTTACCGCTGTATCGGTATCCGTAAAAGATAAGCTTGATCTGTCAATATCGGTAGCT GTTGGATCTTCCATTCAAATCGCTCTTTTCGTCATACCTGTCATTCAATTATTGGCTTGGACAATCGGCAAACCAATGAC TCTATTGTTCGATC CTTATGAATCGATCGTCGTCTTCTTATCGGTCTTGATTGTAAATCAAACTTTGGCTGATGGACGATCCAA CTGGATGGAAGGATTGGTACTTATGATGCTGTATCTCATCATCGCCGTGTCCTTCTGGTATTACCCT GGCTCGACGACTGCTACCTTATTGGGTTGTGGTGGATCTTCAAGTGTAGTTGGATAA